The following are encoded together in the Populus trichocarpa isolate Nisqually-1 chromosome 5, P.trichocarpa_v4.1, whole genome shotgun sequence genome:
- the LOC7469123 gene encoding glucan endo-1,3-beta-glucosidase: protein MERHAVFSYIPRMLKLEVEAKNKQMGLMSSMCRLILVTTIILAAHQFSISSSLPIGVCYGLNGNNLPPPSEVVGLYKRSGIEFIRLYEPRSDVLEALRGSGLAVALCPTNEDLANIAQRPDAADAWVNTNIAPYMSDVLFRWIILGNEVIPGPLANYVPAAIANTRNSLAAIGLANVTVTTAIPGNALEASYPPSAGAFSSDVTDVMIAVAGILASSDAPLMINVYPYFAYASNPSQVPVDYALFAATTPVVTDGSFLYYDLFDAMVDAFHAALEKIGYPGLRVAIGESGWPSAGNDPYTSIDNAMIYNRNLVNHVLTNGTPRRPGEIMETFLFAMFNENLKQGAVEQNFGFFYPNMNPVYPFW from the exons ATGGAGAGGCATGCGGTGTTCAGTTACATCCCTCGCATGCTTAAATTAGAGGTTGAGGCTAAAAATAAACAGATGGGGTTGATGAGCTCAATGTGCAGGTTGATTCTCGTTACAACAATAATACTGGCGGCTCACCAGTTTTCTATTTCCA GTTCTCTCCCCATTGGTGTTTGCTATGGACTAAATGGGAATAACCTTCCACCTCCAAGTGAGGTGGTAGGTCTCTATAAGAGATCTGGAATCGAATTCATTAGACTTTACGAGCCGAGATCTGATGTGCTTGAAGCATTGAGAGGATCAGGACTTGCTGTTGCTTTATGTCCTACAAATGAAGACTTGGCAAACATTGCTCAAAGGCCTGATGCAGCCGACGCGTGGGTCAACACAAATATCGCCCCTTACATGAGTGATGTGCTATTTCGTTGGATTATATTAGGCAATGAAGTGATCCCAGGCCCGCTTGCCAATTACGTCCCCGCAGCAATAGCCAACACCCGCAATTCACTTGCAGCAATCGGGCTGGCTAATGTCACAGTGACGACTGCAATACCAGGAAATGCACTTGAAGCCTCCTACCCTCCATCGGCTGGCGCTTTCAGTAGCGATGTAACTGATGTTATGATCGCTGTTGCTGGCATCTTAGCCAGTTCTGATGCACCACTCATGATCAATGTGTATCCTTATTTTGCCTATGCCTCAAATCCATCACAAGTTCCCGTGGACTATGCCTTGTTTGCTGCAACCACTCCTGTGGTGACCGATGGGAGCTTCCTCTATTATGATCTCTTCGATGCCATGGTTGATGCGTTTCATGCTGCGTTGGAAAAAATTGGCTATCCTGGTTTAAGAGTTGCCATAGGGGAGAGTGGATGGCCAAGTGCTGGGAATGATCCTTACACAAGCATTGATAACGCAATGATTTACAATCGGAACCTAGTGAATCATGTGCTGACAAACGGGACGCCAAGGAGGCCGGGAGAAATCATGGAAACGTTCCTGTTCGCAATGTTCAATGAGAATCTGAAACAAGGCGCAGTTGAGCAAAACTTCGGCTTCTTTTATCCGAACATGAATCCAGTCTATCCGTTTTGGTGA
- the LOC7460929 gene encoding uncharacterized protein LOC7460929, whose translation MEKSEPSLVPEWLKSTGTVSGAGSLAHHFASSSSHSDVPSLANHTRNRSSKSINDFDSPRPGFLDRTSSSNSRRSSGNGSAKHPYSSFSRSHRDKDRERDKERSSFMDNWDRDSSDPLGGLLTNRIQKDTLRRSSSLVSRKHVELMPRRAASDLKNGSGNTHTNGNGLISGGSFGSSSQKAVFEKDFPSLGSEDRQGVPDIARVSSPGLSSSVQSLPVGSSALIGGEGWTSALAEVPAIIANSSTSSSSAAQTVVASSSGTSSGMAGLNMAETLTQAPSRTRTAPQLSVQTQRLEELAIKQSRQLIPVTPSMPKNLVPSSSDKSKPKTGIRPAEMNTAAKSLHQQSSSLHLANQSSVGVNVKSDAPKTSHGKLFVLKPVWENGVSPSPKDVASPTNTSSRTANSQLAAPSVPSAPVRSPNNPKLSLGERKPTSLNLNSGFGGEKRAQSRNDFFNDLKKKTAMNTSSVAYSTSVVLSTTSENSCEVNREAVSAPTSPHAIQNGAELTSNGGSLEEVQRFSEEEEAKFLRSLGWEENSGEDEGLTEEEINAFIQEYVTKKPSLKVCRGMELKLNECHAASLGGSSLASSSSDSGSDA comes from the exons ATGGAAAAAAGTGAACCCTCTTTAGTACCAGAATGGCTGAAAAGTACAGGCACTGTCTCTGGGGCTGGCAGTTTAGCCCACCACTTCGCATCATCTTCTTCTCACTCAG ATGTCCCTTCATTGGCAAATCACACGAGAAATAGGAGCTCTAAGAGCATAAATGATTTTGATTCCCCTCGCCCTGGTTTTCTGGACCGGACATCTTCATCTAATTCACGAAGAAGTTCTGGCAATGGATCTGCAAAGCATCCTTACAGTAGTTTTAGTAGAAGTCACCGCGATAAAGATCGAGAAAGGGACAAAGAGAGGTCTAGCTTTATGGATAATTGGGACAGGGACTCTTCTGATCCCTTGGGAGGCTTATTAACCAACAGGATTCAGAAGGATACCTTGCGACGTTCCAGTTCATTGGTATCGAGGAAACATGTTGAGCTGATGCCTCGCAGAGCTGCATCAGACTTAAAAAATGGGAGTGGCAACACTCACACCAACGGCAATGGTTTGATTTCCGGGGGTAGTTTTGGTAGTAGCAGTCAGAAGGCAGTGTTTGAAAAGGATTTTCCTTCACTTGGAAGTGAAGATAGGCAAGGAGTGCCTGATATAGCAAGAGTTTCATCTCCTGGTTTAAGCTCGAGTGTTCAGAGCTTGCCTGTTGGCAGTTCTGCTTTGATCGGTGGGGAGGGATGGACATCAGCTCTGGCAGAGGTGCCGGCTATTATTGCAAACAGCAGTACAAGTTCTTCATCTGCTGCACAGACTGTTGTTGCTTCTTCATCCGGGACTTCAAGTGGAATGGCTGGTCTCAATATGGCTGAAACATTGACTCAGGCTCCATCAAGAACTCGAACTGCACCACAG CTGTCTGTCCAGACACAAAGGCTTGAGGAGTTGGCTATTAAGCAATCAAGGCAGTTAATACCTGTGACTCCCTCGATGCCTAAGAATTTG GTTCCCAGTTCTTCTGATAAATCAAAGCCTAAAACAGGAATCAGACCTGCTGAGATGAATACGGCTGCCAAGAGCTTACACCAGCAGTCTTCTTCATTGCACCTTGCTAATCAATCTTCTGTAGGGGTAAATGTCAAATCTGATGCTCCAAAGACATCTCATGGGAAGCTTTTTGTTCTCAAACCAGTATGGGAAAATGGTGTCTCCCCTTCTCCAAAGGATGTTGCTAGTCCGACAAATACTTCCAGCAGAACTGCGAATAGCCAACTTGCTGCTCCTTCAGTTCCATCTGCACCTGTGAGGAGTCCAAACAACCCAAAGCTTTCTCTAGGGGAGCGCAAGCCAACTAGCTTGAATTTAAATTCAGGATTTGGTGGGGAAAAGAGAGCCCAGAGCAGGAATGATTTCTTTAATGACCTGAAGAAGAAAACTGCTATGAACACTTCTTCGGTTGCATATTCAACGTCTGTTGTTTTGTCTACCACCAGTGAGAACTCTTGTGAAGTAAACAGGGAAGCTGTCAGTGCCCCGACAAGTCCTCATGCTATTCAGAATGGTGCTGAATTGACTAGCAATGGTGGGAGTTTAGAAGAGGTTCAAAGATTTTCCGAGGAAGAAGAGGCTAAGTTCCTTCGTTCTCTTGGGTGGGAGGAAAATTCAGGGGAGGATGAAGGACTCACAGAGGAAGAAATCAATGCCTTCATTCAGGAG TATGTTACAAAGAAGCCATCCCTGAAAGTGTGTCGAGGCATGGAACTAAAGCTGAATGAATGTCATGCTGCGAGTTTGGGTGGATCTTCCCTTGCATCCAGCTCTTCTGACTCTGGATCAGATGCTTAA